Genomic DNA from Prunus persica cultivar Lovell chromosome G1, Prunus_persica_NCBIv2, whole genome shotgun sequence:
TAAAGAAAGCTCTTCATACATTTTGCAGATTTTAGCTACCTGAAATTTGTTTACAACGCCAGTGATCCAGAATTGGAAGGAACATATGACTACATTGTAGTTGGTGGAGGAACATCAGGGTGTTCATTGGCAGCAACTTTATCAGAAAAGTACTCGGTGCTTGTTCTGGAAAGGGGCGCTCTTGCTACAGAATATCCAAACCTGTTGACTACAGACGGGTTTGTATATAATCTCCAGCAAGAAGATAACGGACAGACACCAGTTCAAAGGTTCGTGTCCGGAGATGGTATCGATAATGTACGAGGAAGGGTGCTCGGCGGCACGAGCATGATCAATGCTGGCGTGTATGCCAGAGCTAACATTTCATTCTATAATCAATCAGGAATTGACTGGGACATGGATTTGGTTAAAAAGGCATATAAGTGGATTGAAGACACCATTGTCTTCAGGCCGAAATGGCAACAGTGGCAAGATCTTGTAGGACATGGATTGTTCCAGGCTGGTCTTTCTCCACACAATCGATTCAGTTTGAATCACAAACCAGGAATTAGACTCACCGCCTCAACTTTCGACAATCAGGGAACAAGACATGCAGCTGATGAACTGCTTAATAAAGGAAACGCAGACAACTTGCGAGTTGGAGTTCATGCCACAGTAGAGAATATCATCTTCTTGACCAGTAGAAGAGGTAATGTTTGTtgcatttaattcagatattgcACTCCAAAATTGATAtcttatatgtttttttaaacacTAACAGAAGGAGCAATATAAGGTCAGGTATTGGCCCAAGTGTGAACTAAATTTCCCTATTTCCGTTCGATTTGTATGGCATATTAATTCTAAGCTGTTCTCCGATGCAGGTTCGTCAGCCGTGGGAGTCATATACACTGATGCTAAAGGACAGCCTCATCAGGCATTTGTACACACTAAGGGAGAAGTTATATTGAGTGCAGGAACAATTGGGAGCCCTCAACTTCTACTACTCAATGGTGTTGGGCCAGAGTCTTACTTATCATCTCTGCAAATCAAAGTTAATCATGACAATCCTTATGTTGGCCAGTATGTGTATGACAATCCTCGTAATTTCGTTAACATTTTGCCGCCAAAGCCACCGAAACCCTCATATGTAACGGAACTGGGCATTACAGACGATTTCTACCAATGTTCTATCTCGATGTCGAATTATTCCACTCCACCCTTTAGTCTTTTTCCCAGTCCATCTTATCCCTTGCCAACTTCGACTTTCGCTCACATTGTTAACAAAATTTCAGGACCTCTGTCATATGGTTATGTCACGTTACGATCATCCATTGATGCGAGAGTTCACCCAAATGTCAAGTTCAACTACTTTTCAAATCCGACAGACCTTGCTCATTGTGTTAGCGgtatgaaaaatattggtaaTTTCCTAAGgacaaacaatttaaaaccatATAGAGCTCATCCACATTTACCGGATATAGATGGTTTCAATTTCTTCGGAAAACCTTTGCCGAAAAACCAATCAGATGATGCATCTTTCGAAAAATTTTGTCGGAATACTGTAGCCTCATATTGGCATTACCATGGTGGATGCCTTGTTGGGAAGGTTGTTGATGACCGTTTGCGTGTTATGGGGATCGACTCATTACGTGTTGTTGATGCCTCTACATTCCCTTCCATGCCAGCAAGCCACCCTCAAGGCTTCTATATGATGTTAGGCAGGTATGTGTTGCAAACCACTAGAAAttctaaataattattttgttgaaatCGGTTGCTTGAAATGAATTCCATGCCATATTGCCCTTTTTCACCCCTTTCAATTTTTGTGCTTTGGACAGGTATATGGGCATTAAAATTATGCAAGATAGATGAGCTTCAAGGGAGGCTATTTATAGTAGTTCCACATTCCAACCAAAAATCCTGGACTTCCACATGGCCGCATTATCCTTTTGCTTTTATATATGTAATCAATAAACCCATGAGTTTTGACTCAAATGGGATAAGGGATTGGTTGGGAAAAAGGGCTTACTAATCCCCCCTCCCCCCAGGGTACCTCTTTATTTCATATTAGATAAATTTCCCTTGTAATGCCGAGCtatgtaaaaaataataaaataaaaacactctTTCATACAGCTTGTCCTTGCAAAACCCAGTAGATAcctgaattttaattttatttgtatttttatcaaaaataaacttcaacagtataattaaaaacattgaaaatacCAATTCTGAAAGGGCAACAAACTAACATGTTAAACATAAAACTAAAGCCGTACTAAAACTACTATCCCACGACACCACAATTAACCATAAACTCAAATAAAGCACACATACTCAACATAACCGAAATCCTAAAGCAACCCATGAGCCTAAACGAACTCTATCACCACCACCTGAAGAAGTGCAATTGTGGCCACACCACACCCACCACCTGCGCATAAGAGGGAATAGATAAACGAAAATAACTACCTTTTCAAAGAACAATTGGGTGATTTACAGCAAcctctataaaaaataatgtagACCCAAATTTATAGAACATGAGCAGTGTTTGAGAGCAGGTTTTGAGAGAAGGATTTGTTTGAGAATGCCTAAAGGGGGTGTGGGGAACTTCAATCTGAACATGGCTCATAAGAAATCACCACAAAAGAGGCTTCTTATTCAAAACACCCCAGTGAACTTATTcactaaccaaaaaaaaaaaggtgaggAGAGAGGAGGGGAGTAGGGGAGGAGGGGAGGAGGGGCAATGacgcttcttcctcctccccctATGTAGAGTTTTTCTTTGAGACTCACAGAATGAGAGAGCGGCtaggtttctttttttcattgacGGCTAAGGCAATCCACTGTACTCAATAATGGAGAAAGTTCATACTACTGTACTCAAgtatggagaaaaaaaaaaccctagccactcTCTCCTTCTGTGAGTCTCAACTTCAGCTAGCGCTCCTGTTCACGCTCAATCTAATTCACATTGACGTTTTGTACATTTTACACGTTCTGGTCATCAACATCTTGTCCGTCTGGATGATTCACATTATGTCCATTCTGGTTGTTCTGCAAATCTTGTAACACCGCTTCGACAAGTTCTCAGGATCCATATCTCTGGTTTTATGTTGTGCATGGACTGTATACTAACAACTTGTCAACAAGAAAACGAGCTGCCGAAAAAAAAGACAAGTTCAATATCAAGTAGAAGGAATACTAAAAAGTCTTAGAATCAAAAAAGATTTTAGATGAGACTCGAAAATTGAATACTTAggtattttatataattgtattttttaCTTCGGCCCTCCTAACTTTACAATTCTAGCACCACCCCTGCATGCAGGTATTTTGACAGAAACTAGCTAGTGGCAAGCTATCTATAGTCGAAGTGAGGGGCACAACTGCGTAATTTATGAGTTTTGTATAAATTATGTATCCCTCTTTTCGACCAAGGTGGCTGACGGAATGAACTTttgttccttcttcttttgagtGCAGGGAGTGTCACCACCAAGCCACGAATTTGGGCTTGAATGGAATGTGAGTAGATGATTATGTTGCACTTCTGACTTCTGATCAAGTGATTGATCAGCCAAGTAAGGAACCTCCTCTTGGCCTaggttctttcacttcctcGGGCTCGAGGATGGTTAGGATTCGTATGgatgtttttgtgatttttaggttttttacTGAAAATGGtgcaattaaattaaatgtgtGTTTAAACataaagagaagaataaaagtgTGATAAAATAGATCAAAGcgataaataaagaaagaatgaaataaaatcGATAAGAATGATAAGAACgataaactaaattatacttgaaattaaacttaattaaaatgcga
This window encodes:
- the LOC109948555 gene encoding (R)-mandelonitrile lyase 1-like codes for the protein MEKSTMSVIVLVLPLFVLHLQYSEVHSLSNNHPHDFSYLKFVYNASDPELEGTYDYIVVGGGTSGCSLAATLSEKYSVLVLERGALATEYPNLLTTDGFVYNLQQEDNGQTPVQRFVSGDGIDNVRGRVLGGTSMINAGVYARANISFYNQSGIDWDMDLVKKAYKWIEDTIVFRPKWQQWQDLVGHGLFQAGLSPHNRFSLNHKPGIRLTASTFDNQGTRHAADELLNKGNADNLRVGVHATVENIIFLTSRRGSSAVGVIYTDAKGQPHQAFVHTKGEVILSAGTIGSPQLLLLNGVGPESYLSSLQIKVNHDNPYVGQYVYDNPRNFVNILPPKPPKPSYVTELGITDDFYQCSISMSNYSTPPFSLFPSPSYPLPTSTFAHIVNKISGPLSYGYVTLRSSIDARVHPNVKFNYFSNPTDLAHCVSGMKNIGNFLRTNNLKPYRAHPHLPDIDGFNFFGKPLPKNQSDDASFEKFCRNTVASYWHYHGGCLVGKVVDDRLRVMGIDSLRVVDASTFPSMPASHPQGFYMMLGRYMGIKIMQDR